One window of the Arthrobacter sp. zg-Y919 genome contains the following:
- a CDS encoding tRNA (cytidine(34)-2'-O)-methyltransferase, translating to MFRILFHSPEIPGNTGNAIRLAAITGAELHLVEPLGFSLEDSKLRRAGLDYHDLAVLHVHANLQDAWKALKPERVYAFTSDGDTSYTDIEYRAGDVLMFGRESVGLSDEVKKDPHVTARVRLPMLPTLRSLNLANSASIAVYEAWRQHGFAGAQL from the coding sequence GTGTTCCGTATCCTTTTCCATTCCCCTGAAATCCCCGGCAACACGGGAAACGCGATTCGCCTTGCCGCCATTACGGGAGCCGAGCTCCACTTGGTCGAGCCACTCGGCTTCAGCCTGGAGGACTCGAAGCTGCGCCGCGCCGGCCTTGACTACCACGACCTCGCCGTCCTCCACGTCCACGCGAACCTGCAGGACGCCTGGAAAGCGCTGAAACCGGAACGCGTGTACGCCTTCACCTCGGACGGTGACACTTCCTACACGGATATCGAGTATCGTGCCGGAGACGTCCTGATGTTCGGCCGCGAATCGGTCGGGCTGTCGGACGAGGTGAAGAAGGACCCGCATGTCACCGCCCGGGTCCGGCTGCCCATGCTGCCGACCCTACGCTCACTGAATCTTGCAAACTCCGCCTCCATAGCCGTTTACGAAGCCTGGCGCCAGCACGGCTTCGCCGGTGCCCAGCTCTAG
- a CDS encoding J domain-containing protein, with the protein MNPSDRTLYEVLGLKPAASAVEIKAAYRKAARSSHPDQGGTSERFHRVTEAYRVLSDPRRKAAYDRQLGHGTGAGSAGAGSRTGAPGTPAGRAAGTRSAPERTAADLDRPPVFVPDFSPKNPPLIPLTLAGQQIHGTPRRPGFFSRIGSHAAGRFEAENRTLRLLDRELLEDYPAARLVNGLHIPDAGPRGGNLDVGHVLLGGYRMAVLGSLMASPGNYRWDGRHLLHRGRETTTLRLADAVRTLQMRFPECNVTGWLVLHSPNGNPFEPIIDYPPNLSRSAPAALHAANPGGLLRELRRFFAEGPQPNTVQLPVLAPLIDASTR; encoded by the coding sequence GTGAACCCGTCTGACCGGACGCTTTACGAGGTGCTGGGGCTGAAGCCCGCAGCGTCGGCGGTGGAGATCAAGGCCGCCTACCGGAAGGCCGCCCGAAGCTCCCATCCGGACCAGGGCGGTACCAGCGAGCGCTTCCACCGAGTCACGGAAGCCTACCGGGTGCTCTCGGATCCCCGGCGGAAAGCCGCCTATGACCGGCAGCTGGGCCACGGCACGGGTGCAGGCAGTGCCGGTGCGGGCAGCCGGACCGGCGCTCCCGGCACCCCGGCCGGCCGGGCTGCAGGTACCCGGTCCGCCCCGGAACGTACCGCCGCGGATCTGGACCGGCCGCCGGTGTTTGTCCCGGATTTCTCCCCAAAGAATCCTCCCCTCATCCCCCTCACCCTGGCGGGCCAGCAGATCCATGGAACGCCGCGCCGTCCCGGTTTCTTCTCGCGGATCGGTTCCCACGCCGCAGGGCGCTTCGAGGCCGAGAACCGGACGCTCCGCCTGCTGGACCGGGAACTGCTGGAGGACTACCCCGCCGCCCGGCTCGTCAACGGCCTGCACATTCCGGACGCCGGCCCGCGCGGCGGCAACCTCGACGTCGGCCACGTCCTGCTGGGCGGCTACCGCATGGCCGTCCTGGGTTCCCTGATGGCCTCCCCCGGCAACTACCGGTGGGACGGACGGCACCTGCTGCACCGCGGCCGGGAGACCACCACCCTCCGTCTGGCCGATGCTGTGCGGACCCTGCAGATGCGCTTTCCCGAATGCAACGTCACCGGCTGGCTCGTCCTCCACAGCCCCAACGGCAATCCCTTCGAGCCGATAATCGATTACCCGCCGAATCTCAGCCGGTCAGCGCCCGCGGCCCTGCATGCTGCCAACCCGGGCGGCCTGCTGCGGGAGCTGCGCCGCTTCTTTGCCGAAGGTCCCCAGCCGAACACCGTCCAGCTGCCGGTGCTGGCACCATTGATCGACGCGTCCACCCGCTGA
- a CDS encoding LpqB family beta-propeller domain-containing protein — MSISKSVVPARRPGQSGRLLVLWLSAVLVLVGCSSIPTVGPVGTASAEHGGEAGEDAVFSPEGPGVDASEQDIIRGFMEAGRGAVDDYSVARQFLAPELAGTWSPTERVTIYRSSRIVAMPEPDQFQIQLEVQGSVNAQGIRTDEPEGTTETYPVRLEKVDGQWRISEVPNGIIVSLASFPALFIDHNLYFYSSDYQYWVPDTRWFVQRSGIAANIIKALLLGPAPYLQGAVVSAFPAGTALARDAVPVAAGEATVDFTSESLRDSSDLNRQQMVKQLEQNLRSLNNGTSVRMTVAQRDVDLGKGSGELRSAIADPSAGATQIVVHQEELAFYADGLEPIADIPSVAEYGPRHPAMSADRSVIAFLDSREGTLRITGPGQDVRVAAEADRLTPPSIDPRQWVWTARPAGSGYQVLAIPPDGDRSSAAVLSAPWLEGLTVTELRISRDGSRALVAANQGGRSQVMVAGVVRSAEGVPVSLTAPMTLQVPSAAGEVNRVKWASEDTVVAVQAGVQEAAPVILGPGRKEADVLSPKQGITGLSAGNGVEDIFIQTGEGIFSKVGNSWTLRTEGVRDPGFPG, encoded by the coding sequence ATGTCTATTAGCAAGAGCGTGGTGCCCGCGAGGCGCCCGGGGCAGTCGGGAAGGCTGCTGGTGCTGTGGCTCAGTGCCGTCCTCGTCCTGGTTGGCTGCTCATCCATTCCGACCGTGGGGCCGGTGGGCACGGCATCGGCCGAGCACGGCGGAGAAGCAGGGGAAGACGCCGTTTTCTCCCCTGAAGGCCCAGGGGTGGACGCCTCGGAGCAGGACATCATCCGTGGCTTCATGGAAGCGGGAAGGGGCGCAGTCGACGACTACAGTGTCGCCCGGCAGTTCCTGGCACCTGAGCTGGCCGGCACCTGGTCGCCCACGGAGCGGGTAACTATTTACCGGTCCTCCCGGATCGTGGCCATGCCCGAACCTGACCAGTTCCAGATTCAGCTGGAAGTCCAGGGAAGCGTGAATGCCCAGGGCATCCGGACCGACGAGCCCGAGGGAACCACCGAAACATATCCCGTCCGGCTGGAAAAAGTGGACGGGCAGTGGCGGATCAGCGAGGTTCCTAACGGAATCATCGTGTCCCTGGCCAGTTTCCCCGCGCTGTTCATTGACCACAACCTCTACTTCTACTCCAGCGATTACCAGTACTGGGTGCCGGATACCCGGTGGTTCGTCCAGCGCTCGGGTATCGCGGCCAACATCATCAAGGCACTCCTGCTTGGCCCCGCTCCCTACCTGCAGGGCGCCGTCGTCAGTGCCTTCCCCGCGGGAACCGCGCTGGCCCGGGACGCAGTGCCGGTAGCAGCAGGGGAAGCAACTGTAGATTTCACGTCCGAATCGCTGCGGGATTCCAGCGACCTGAACCGCCAACAGATGGTGAAGCAGCTTGAGCAGAACCTGCGGAGCCTGAACAACGGCACGTCGGTGAGGATGACGGTGGCGCAGCGGGACGTCGACCTGGGCAAGGGCAGCGGTGAATTGCGGTCCGCCATCGCGGACCCGTCGGCCGGAGCCACCCAGATTGTGGTCCATCAGGAGGAATTGGCCTTCTACGCCGACGGTCTCGAGCCGATAGCGGATATCCCTTCCGTGGCGGAATACGGTCCCCGGCATCCGGCCATGTCTGCGGACAGATCGGTCATTGCCTTCCTGGACAGCCGGGAGGGCACCCTGCGGATCACGGGACCCGGGCAGGATGTCCGGGTTGCGGCCGAGGCCGACCGGTTGACACCGCCCAGCATCGACCCCCGCCAATGGGTCTGGACAGCCCGGCCCGCGGGCTCCGGTTACCAGGTCCTCGCGATACCGCCTGATGGCGACCGCAGTTCCGCGGCCGTTCTCTCGGCGCCGTGGCTGGAAGGGCTCACGGTGACGGAGTTGAGGATTTCCCGCGACGGCAGCCGTGCTCTCGTCGCTGCCAACCAGGGCGGCCGCAGCCAGGTGATGGTTGCCGGCGTCGTCCGCTCCGCTGAGGGCGTTCCCGTTTCCCTGACGGCTCCGATGACTCTTCAGGTGCCCTCGGCGGCGGGAGAGGTGAACCGGGTGAAGTGGGCTTCGGAAGACACGGTGGTTGCGGTCCAGGCCGGCGTGCAGGAGGCTGCTCCAGTGATCCTTGGCCCCGGACGGAAGGAAGCTGACGTGCTTTCCCCGAAGCAGGGGATTACTGGACTGAGCGCGGGCAACGGCGTGGAGGACATTTTTATCCAGACCGGCGAGGGAATCTTCAGCAAGGTGGGCAACAGCTGGACGCTGCGGACCGAAGGGGTACGCGACCCGGGGTTCCCGGGCTGA
- the mnmA gene encoding tRNA 2-thiouridine(34) synthase MnmA: MKVLAAMSGGVDSAVAAARAVEAGHDVVGVHLALSRMPGTLRTGSRGCCTIEDSRDAWRACDILGIPYYVWDFSERFKEDVVDDFVAEYAAGRTPNPCMRCNERIKFAALLEKALALGFDAVCTGHYAKVITNADGNPELHRAADWAKDQSYVLGVLTEEQLRHCMFPLAETPSKAEVRAEAESRGLSVANKPDSHDICFIPDGDTRGWLEERINMTEGDIVDETGEKLGTHPGANAFTVGQRRGLKLGTPAADGKPRFVLEIRPKENKVVVGPEQLLNIDQMRGIKISWAGVPIPEIAARTPFECRVQVRAHGDPVAATGWMEDVADGPDGATHPELVVRLVDPLRGVAPGQSMVLYQGTRVLGQATIDSARSLEWDPAAVS, from the coding sequence ATGAAGGTATTGGCAGCAATGAGTGGCGGAGTCGACTCCGCCGTGGCCGCGGCACGGGCAGTTGAGGCCGGACACGACGTCGTCGGCGTCCACCTGGCGCTGTCCCGGATGCCGGGCACCCTGCGCACCGGCAGCCGCGGCTGCTGCACCATCGAGGACTCCCGGGATGCCTGGCGCGCCTGCGACATCCTCGGCATCCCGTACTACGTCTGGGACTTCTCGGAGCGGTTCAAGGAAGACGTCGTGGACGACTTCGTCGCCGAGTACGCAGCCGGCCGCACGCCGAATCCCTGCATGCGCTGCAACGAGCGGATCAAGTTCGCCGCCCTGCTGGAAAAGGCACTTGCGCTGGGCTTCGACGCCGTGTGCACCGGCCACTACGCCAAGGTGATCACCAACGCCGACGGCAACCCTGAGCTGCACCGCGCCGCCGATTGGGCCAAGGACCAGTCCTACGTGCTGGGCGTGCTCACGGAAGAGCAGCTGCGCCACTGCATGTTCCCGCTGGCCGAAACGCCGTCGAAGGCCGAAGTCCGGGCCGAAGCCGAGAGCCGCGGACTGTCCGTGGCCAACAAGCCGGACAGCCACGACATCTGCTTCATCCCCGACGGAGACACCCGGGGCTGGCTCGAAGAGCGCATCAACATGACCGAGGGTGACATCGTGGACGAGACGGGCGAAAAGCTCGGCACCCACCCGGGAGCGAACGCGTTCACTGTCGGCCAGCGCCGCGGCCTGAAACTCGGGACTCCTGCAGCCGACGGGAAGCCCCGCTTCGTCCTGGAAATCCGCCCGAAGGAAAACAAGGTGGTGGTCGGCCCCGAGCAGCTGCTGAACATTGACCAGATGCGCGGCATCAAGATCTCCTGGGCCGGAGTGCCGATCCCGGAAATCGCTGCCCGGACACCGTTCGAGTGCAGGGTGCAGGTCCGGGCGCACGGCGACCCCGTTGCAGCCACCGGCTGGATGGAAGACGTGGCCGACGGACCGGACGGAGCCACGCACCCGGAGCTTGTGGTCCGCCTGGTCGACCCCCTGCGCGGGGTTGCCCCCGGCCAGTCCATGGTGCTTTATCAGGGGACCCGCGTGCTGGGTCAGGCAACCATCGACTCGGCCCGTTCCCTTGAGTGGGATCCGGCAGCTGTTTCCTAA
- a CDS encoding cysteine desulfurase family protein, translated as MPVYLDHAATTPISASALAALTSELSRSGNPSSLHGSGRRARMVVEDSREILAAAAGCHPSEIIFTSGGTEADNLAVKGLFWARRDADPARTRILVSGIEHHAVLDTVEWLEKHEGAVPVWIPVDSDGVISLDAIRRELESNADSTALLTAMWANNEVGTVQDIRAIAALAHEFGVPVHSDAVQAFGALPVDFRAAGLDTMALSAHKIGGPVGVGALVVGRAVKLTPVQHGGGQERDIRSGTLDTAGIAAFAAAAQDAAEHLPDESERLRTLRNYLITGVERAIPDAVLRGARDDDGGGRRLPGNAHFTFPGCEGDSLLFLLDLAGVESSTGSACTAGVPRPSHVLLAMGLSETEARGAQRFSLGHTTTAEDVDTLLEALPEAYERAKKAGMAGHVSSIQTAGTGFTS; from the coding sequence GTGCCCGTGTACCTAGATCACGCGGCGACCACGCCGATTTCGGCTTCGGCCCTCGCCGCACTCACCTCAGAACTCAGCCGCAGCGGCAATCCCTCGTCCCTGCACGGTTCGGGCAGACGCGCCCGGATGGTGGTGGAGGACTCCCGCGAAATCCTGGCCGCGGCAGCGGGCTGCCACCCTTCGGAGATTATTTTCACCTCCGGCGGCACCGAGGCGGACAACCTGGCCGTCAAGGGCCTCTTCTGGGCCCGGCGCGACGCCGACCCGGCCCGCACCCGGATCCTGGTCTCCGGCATCGAACACCACGCCGTCCTGGATACCGTCGAGTGGCTGGAAAAGCATGAAGGCGCGGTGCCGGTATGGATCCCGGTGGACTCCGACGGCGTAATTTCCCTCGACGCCATCCGCCGGGAACTTGAGTCCAACGCCGACAGCACGGCCCTCCTTACCGCCATGTGGGCGAACAACGAGGTGGGTACCGTCCAGGACATCCGGGCCATTGCGGCGCTGGCCCACGAGTTCGGTGTGCCCGTCCACTCGGACGCGGTGCAGGCCTTCGGTGCACTGCCGGTGGACTTCCGCGCCGCCGGACTGGACACCATGGCCTTGAGTGCCCACAAGATCGGCGGTCCAGTAGGGGTAGGTGCACTCGTCGTCGGGCGGGCGGTCAAGCTCACTCCCGTCCAGCACGGCGGCGGACAGGAACGCGACATCCGTTCCGGCACCCTCGACACCGCGGGAATCGCGGCATTCGCTGCCGCGGCCCAGGATGCAGCGGAGCATCTGCCGGATGAGTCCGAACGCCTCCGCACCCTGCGTAACTACCTCATCACCGGCGTCGAGCGGGCCATCCCGGACGCTGTGCTGCGCGGTGCGCGGGACGACGACGGCGGCGGGCGCCGGCTGCCCGGCAACGCGCACTTTACGTTCCCCGGCTGCGAAGGCGATTCCCTGCTCTTCCTGCTGGATCTGGCCGGCGTCGAGTCCTCCACCGGCTCCGCCTGCACCGCCGGCGTCCCGCGGCCGTCCCACGTCCTGCTGGCCATGGGCCTGAGCGAAACCGAGGCACGCGGAGCGCAGCGTTTCAGCCTCGGGCATACAACCACTGCCGAAGACGTTGACACGTTGTTGGAAGCACTGCCCGAAGCGTATGAGCGGGCCAAGAAGGCCGGTATGGCCGGACACGTAAGCAGCATTCAAACCGCAGGAACAGGTTTTACTTCATGA
- a CDS encoding DUF4166 domain-containing protein: MASIYQQVLGSEFRRLQPQLQDYFSLAPDGGRSGEGHGVFSRAGCPRTWLRPVLPLVPVTNAFFPEYGTNVPFTIRNYPHRDPWGRPALTAVRSFDFPGRTRIFEDTTVLTAPGILTDYLGRRRNLATGLQLRVDADGHLHMTSPTSRLFLGPLRLPLPAVTAADAQVEQWWDEEQQLFRIRARVIQRQIGTVFEYDGAFSYRYRDFDGVLPADAEPEHWEHRT, encoded by the coding sequence GTGGCCTCCATCTACCAGCAGGTCCTCGGCTCGGAATTCCGCCGGCTGCAGCCGCAGCTACAGGACTATTTCAGCCTCGCTCCGGACGGGGGACGGTCCGGGGAAGGGCACGGCGTCTTTAGCCGGGCCGGGTGCCCGCGGACATGGCTGCGTCCCGTGCTCCCGCTGGTTCCGGTGACCAACGCCTTCTTCCCGGAGTACGGGACAAACGTTCCCTTCACGATCCGCAACTATCCGCACCGTGACCCGTGGGGGCGACCGGCGCTGACCGCGGTCCGCAGCTTCGATTTCCCGGGCAGGACCCGGATCTTCGAGGACACAACGGTCCTGACGGCGCCTGGAATCCTCACTGACTATCTGGGGCGCCGCCGCAATCTTGCCACCGGCCTGCAGCTGCGGGTGGACGCGGACGGGCACCTGCACATGACGTCCCCCACCAGCCGGCTCTTCCTCGGTCCACTGCGGCTCCCACTGCCCGCCGTCACTGCGGCCGATGCACAGGTGGAACAGTGGTGGGACGAGGAGCAGCAGCTGTTCCGGATCCGCGCGCGGGTGATCCAGCGGCAGATCGGTACGGTTTTCGAATACGACGGCGCCTTTAGCTACCGGTACCGGGATTTCGACGGCGTCCTGCCCGCAGACGCCGAACCGGAGCACTGGGAACACCGGACCTAG
- a CDS encoding uridine kinase yields METHNPAAARLLPRQPARKRDAVISDLAAVLLSARPGSRLLAAVDGVDGAGKTTFADELAAALRSAAGTRGRQVLRIGMDDFHNVRSVRYRRGRRSPEGFWLDSYNLEQFREYVLEPLATGADRFRPRGHDLAADAVLDPEPVPAARDALVLVDGMFLHREELKGSWDFSVFLDVPFDVSAARMARRDGVRQPAGAQRYVGGQLRYFASADPAARADLVLDNGDERTLRVISAGDASYRLGSR; encoded by the coding sequence ATGGAGACCCACAACCCGGCAGCCGCCCGCCTCCTGCCCCGGCAACCCGCCCGGAAGCGGGACGCCGTGATTTCGGACCTGGCCGCGGTGCTGCTTTCCGCACGGCCCGGTTCCCGCCTGCTCGCAGCGGTCGACGGGGTGGACGGAGCAGGCAAAACCACCTTCGCCGACGAACTCGCGGCCGCTCTCCGTTCCGCCGCCGGCACCCGGGGCCGTCAGGTCCTGCGGATCGGCATGGACGACTTCCACAATGTCCGCTCGGTCCGGTACCGGCGTGGACGCCGGTCGCCGGAAGGTTTCTGGCTGGATTCCTACAATCTTGAGCAGTTCCGGGAATACGTCCTGGAGCCCCTCGCCACCGGTGCCGACCGGTTCCGTCCCCGCGGCCATGACCTTGCCGCCGACGCGGTCCTGGATCCGGAACCGGTTCCGGCCGCCCGCGATGCCCTGGTCCTGGTGGACGGAATGTTCCTGCACCGGGAGGAACTCAAGGGGTCCTGGGATTTCTCGGTGTTCCTCGACGTGCCGTTCGATGTCAGCGCCGCGCGGATGGCACGGCGGGATGGTGTCCGGCAGCCCGCGGGAGCGCAGAGGTATGTCGGCGGGCAGCTGCGGTATTTCGCTTCCGCAGACCCCGCCGCACGGGCGGACCTGGTGCTGGACAACGGGGATGAACGGACACTGCGGGTCATCTCCGCCGGGGATGCCAGCTACCGCTTGGGCAGCCGATGA
- the mtrA gene encoding MtrAB system response regulator MtrA yields the protein MKARILVVDDDEALAEMIGIVLRNDGFEPVFCADGSSALEVFRNSRPDLVLLDLMLPGIDGIEVCRQIRSESDTPIVMLTAKSDTSDVVRGLESGADDYVPKPFKPAELVARVRARLRPGDQKSPETLRIGEVSIDVAGHSVTRGSDSISLTPLEFDLLVALARKPWQVFTREMLLEQVWGYRHAADTRLVNVHVQRLRSKIERDPEAPEIVLTVRGVGYKAGQS from the coding sequence ATGAAGGCACGCATACTGGTCGTAGACGACGACGAAGCACTCGCCGAAATGATTGGCATCGTGCTGCGCAATGACGGGTTTGAACCGGTCTTCTGCGCCGACGGCTCCTCCGCGCTGGAAGTGTTCCGCAACAGCAGGCCGGACCTGGTCCTGCTGGACCTCATGCTTCCGGGCATCGACGGCATCGAAGTGTGCCGGCAGATCCGCAGCGAGTCCGATACCCCGATCGTGATGCTCACGGCAAAGTCGGATACCTCCGACGTCGTCCGCGGCCTTGAATCCGGTGCGGACGACTATGTGCCCAAGCCCTTCAAACCCGCGGAACTGGTCGCGCGTGTCCGTGCCCGCCTGCGTCCGGGAGACCAGAAATCACCGGAAACGCTGCGGATCGGCGAAGTTTCCATTGATGTCGCAGGCCACTCGGTGACCCGGGGCAGCGACAGCATTTCGCTGACGCCGCTGGAATTCGACCTGCTCGTCGCCCTGGCACGCAAGCCGTGGCAGGTCTTCACCCGCGAGATGCTGCTGGAACAGGTCTGGGGTTACCGCCACGCCGCCGATACGCGGCTGGTCAATGTGCATGTGCAGAGGCTCCGCTCCAAGATTGAACGCGACCCCGAAGCACCCGAGATAGTACTGACGGTGCGCGGTGTCGGATACAAAGCGGGCCAGAGCTAA
- the mtrB gene encoding MtrAB system histidine kinase MtrB yields MAGDPRFDKTLQGFVRLRDSFRRATLQRIARQWRRSLQFKTIVSTLLLVALAGAGIGAFLSHQIAGSLYEERLAQFRTEATTGLTSVKDNFRDTAASDRESTDRLVMDTLPLLQGRGADAERTYLLTPLPTKDPLYVTSSVNSGNITASGIPVTLSDAVVASKADESETDYVFWSPLELANGEPGIAFGTKVTLPPDNSEYALYLIYDLQSMQETLDDIHRILWIAGFLLLAISGTIAWIVTKAGLGAVSDAAAVSEKLAAGELQERMEVKGEDEVARLAASFNRMAGTLQDQITQLATLSQMQQVFVSDVSHELRTPLTTVRMAAEVLYDARESFDPMYRRSTELLYHQVERFQALLADLLEISRFDAGAAALDLEPTDVFHIIRDVIDATEPLANNLGSEVVVVSSESSCVVDADPRRIERILRNLLVNALEHGEGEPIEIAVAASADAVGIAVRDHGIGMTEDDAGRVFDRFWRADPARARTTGGSGLGLAIATEDTRLHSGWLEAWGEPGNGSCFRLTLPRRHGVDFESSPVPLSPDDVMAGPRALTAAAAAGEEDPDVY; encoded by the coding sequence ATGGCCGGGGACCCGAGATTCGACAAGACGCTGCAGGGCTTCGTGCGCCTGCGCGATTCCTTCCGCCGGGCTACCCTTCAACGGATAGCCCGGCAATGGCGGCGGTCGCTTCAGTTCAAGACCATCGTGTCCACGCTTCTGCTGGTGGCGCTGGCGGGTGCGGGGATCGGCGCGTTCCTCTCGCACCAGATTGCCGGTTCCCTCTATGAAGAGCGCCTGGCACAGTTCCGGACCGAGGCGACTACCGGCCTGACCAGTGTGAAGGACAACTTCCGCGACACCGCCGCGAGCGACCGCGAAAGCACAGACCGCCTGGTCATGGACACGCTTCCGCTGCTGCAGGGCCGTGGGGCAGACGCCGAACGGACCTACCTGCTCACCCCGTTGCCGACGAAGGACCCCCTGTACGTCACGTCCTCGGTCAACAGCGGAAACATCACCGCCAGTGGTATTCCCGTAACACTGAGCGATGCCGTCGTCGCCAGCAAAGCCGATGAGTCCGAGACGGATTACGTGTTCTGGTCTCCACTGGAGCTGGCCAATGGCGAGCCCGGCATTGCCTTTGGCACCAAAGTCACGCTGCCTCCGGACAACTCGGAATATGCCCTCTACCTGATCTACGACCTGCAGTCCATGCAGGAAACCCTCGACGACATCCACCGGATTCTCTGGATTGCAGGATTCCTGCTGCTCGCCATCAGCGGCACCATCGCGTGGATCGTGACCAAGGCCGGACTCGGCGCCGTCAGCGACGCGGCCGCAGTCTCCGAGAAACTCGCCGCGGGCGAACTGCAGGAGCGCATGGAGGTCAAGGGCGAGGATGAGGTCGCCCGCCTGGCTGCATCATTCAACCGCATGGCCGGCACCCTGCAGGACCAGATCACGCAGTTGGCCACGCTCTCACAGATGCAGCAGGTCTTCGTCTCCGATGTCTCCCACGAGCTCCGGACGCCGCTCACCACCGTGCGTATGGCCGCGGAGGTGCTTTACGACGCCCGCGAGAGCTTCGATCCGATGTACCGGCGTTCCACGGAGCTGCTCTATCACCAGGTGGAACGCTTCCAGGCGCTGCTGGCCGATTTGCTGGAGATCTCAAGGTTCGACGCCGGAGCGGCGGCCCTCGACCTGGAACCCACCGACGTCTTCCACATCATCCGGGACGTCATTGACGCGACGGAACCCCTGGCCAACAACCTCGGGTCCGAGGTTGTGGTGGTGTCCTCCGAGTCGAGCTGCGTGGTCGACGCCGATCCGCGCAGGATCGAACGCATCCTGCGGAACCTGCTGGTCAACGCGCTGGAGCACGGCGAGGGCGAACCCATCGAAATTGCCGTGGCAGCATCCGCAGACGCGGTGGGCATAGCCGTCCGCGACCACGGTATCGGGATGACAGAGGACGACGCGGGCCGCGTCTTTGACCGCTTCTGGCGCGCGGATCCGGCGCGGGCACGTACTACGGGCGGCAGCGGCCTGGGCCTGGCCATCGCCACCGAAGACACCCGCCTCCACAGCGGCTGGCTTGAGGCCTGGGGCGAACCCGGGAATGGATCATGCTTCCGGCTGACGCTTCCCCGCCGTCACGGCGTGGACTTTGAATCATCACCGGTGCCCCTGTCTCCGGACGACGTTATGGCCGGCCCCCGCGCGCTCACGGCAGCGGCAGCGGCCGGGGAAGAGGATCCCGATGTCTATTAG
- a CDS encoding chorismate mutase: protein MSESPDAEFDPRASSLSGKVAPDVMEELLAMRSSIDNIDATLVYLLAERFKATQRVGHLKAEHHLPPADPGREVAQIARLRSLAEDANLDPAFAEKFLNFIISEVIRHHQAISQTRNGGTDAAGE, encoded by the coding sequence ATGAGCGAATCACCGGACGCTGAGTTCGACCCGCGTGCAAGTTCCCTTTCGGGGAAAGTGGCACCCGACGTCATGGAGGAGCTGCTCGCCATGCGCAGCAGCATCGACAATATCGACGCCACCCTCGTGTACCTGCTTGCCGAAAGATTTAAGGCAACGCAGCGGGTGGGCCATTTGAAGGCAGAGCACCACCTGCCGCCCGCGGACCCGGGGCGTGAAGTGGCGCAGATTGCACGGCTTCGCAGCCTCGCCGAGGATGCCAACCTCGATCCTGCTTTCGCGGAGAAATTCCTGAACTTCATCATCAGCGAGGTCATCCGCCACCATCAGGCGATTTCCCAGACCCGCAACGGTGGAACAGATGCCGCAGGCGAGTGA
- a CDS encoding phosphoribosyltransferase family protein: MGALGTLRGQLDRLLYSGPGRALAAAVSDLAAVLVPVSCVACGAPDQCLCGGCAARIRRGTLHPYFAQDGAGALPAEEPPEHPDPQSAPVAAGQEPAEAPFAPLHVLAAGVYAGGLAQTLLAFKNRGHTDLAGFLAPVLAGALQAAVLDAYQNRGVYPLVLVPVPGTSASLRKRGYVPLVVLLKRIQHRQLLPAGCTVGSLVSVSAGHGMAERFPRVTTWAARLGGAGGSGRSVPAGTQKGLGSSARRRNVRNTMTAGPPGALAGVDCLVLDDVLTTGATLAEAVRALRAAGATVRGAAVIAATPAPARNTVPIFPAVPGALPTAGGNGIGRRE, from the coding sequence ATGGGCGCACTGGGCACACTACGCGGGCAGCTGGACCGGTTGCTTTATTCCGGCCCTGGCCGGGCCCTTGCCGCCGCCGTATCCGACCTTGCTGCCGTGCTGGTGCCGGTCTCCTGTGTGGCGTGCGGCGCTCCGGACCAGTGCCTGTGCGGCGGATGTGCAGCCAGGATCCGGCGCGGTACCTTGCACCCGTATTTTGCCCAGGACGGCGCAGGAGCACTTCCAGCTGAGGAACCGCCGGAACACCCGGACCCGCAGTCTGCACCTGTAGCCGCCGGCCAGGAGCCTGCCGAAGCGCCCTTTGCCCCGCTGCACGTGCTGGCTGCCGGCGTTTATGCGGGCGGATTGGCGCAGACCCTGCTGGCCTTCAAAAACAGGGGACACACCGATCTGGCTGGTTTCCTGGCCCCGGTGCTGGCGGGAGCACTGCAGGCCGCAGTGCTGGATGCGTACCAAAACCGGGGAGTTTATCCGTTGGTGCTTGTCCCTGTGCCCGGTACCAGCGCCTCACTGCGAAAACGGGGCTACGTTCCCTTGGTGGTGCTCCTGAAGCGGATTCAGCACCGTCAGCTGCTGCCGGCGGGCTGCACCGTTGGCTCCCTGGTCTCCGTGTCGGCCGGGCACGGTATGGCCGAAAGATTTCCTCGTGTGACCACCTGGGCAGCCCGGCTGGGCGGTGCAGGTGGGTCCGGCAGATCCGTCCCGGCCGGGACGCAAAAGGGACTGGGCAGCAGCGCCCGGAGACGAAATGTACGAAACACCATGACAGCAGGTCCTCCCGGGGCACTTGCCGGTGTCGACTGCCTGGTGCTCGATGACGTCCTGACTACGGGTGCCACCCTTGCCGAAGCCGTGCGGGCTCTCCGGGCGGCCGGCGCCACGGTCCGAGGCGCGGCGGTTATTGCCGCAACACCGGCCCCTGCACGTAACACTGTTCCCATCTTCCCTGCCGTTCCGGGGGCGCTTCCCACCGCCGGCGGAAACGGAATCGGGAGACGTGAATAA